A segment of the Tissierellales bacterium genome:
GAAATGACCAAATTTCATTTCCTACAGTTGGAGATTTCGTTGAAATAAATCATGTAGAACATGGAGATAGTATTATAGTAGATACTCTAGAAAGAAAAACATTTTTTTCAAGACCTGACCCATCTACCAATCACAAAACAATACAAATGGTTGCTGCAAATTTCGACTATGTATTTATCGTAATGTCTCTAAACAAAGACTTCAATTTGAGACGCCTTGAAAGATACCTAACTCTATCATGGGAAAGCGGAGCACAGCCAATAGTCATTTTGACTAAAGCAGATTTAGTAGATGATTTTTCTGAAATGCTCTACGATGCAAAAAACATAGCTATTGGCGCAAATGTATTTGCGGTAAGTTCTATCACAGGGTTAGGAATGGATGAGCTCAAAAACTCTTTATCTGCCGAAGATACCATTGTATTTATGGGTTCATCTGGTGTCGGGAAATCAAGTCTTGTAAATGCCTTAGCAAATGATAATATAATGAAAGTAAGCAGTATTAGAGAAGACGATTCTAAAGGACGTCACACTACAACTCACCGTCAACTGTCTAAACTCGACAACGGTATTTTAGTAATAGATACCCCTGGCATGCGAGAACTCGGTATGGGTGAAATATCTAGCGGTCTTACAAATAGTTTTGGAGAAATAGAATCTCTATTTGCCGAATGCAAATTTAGAAATTGTTCTCACAAAACAGAACCTGGATGCGCAGTTCAAGAAGCATTGTCTAACGGTCAATTATCTGAAGAGCGCTGGCAAAGTTATATAAAATTGAAAAAGGAAGAGCGGTATTTGGAATCAAAGGCGGCTAAAAAAAATAGAAAAAGAAGAAAATAAGTATAGTTTAAATTCGTATTTAAATATTCATTTAAAAAACAAAGCGAGCACTGCACATTATATTTTTATGCAGTACTCGCTCTGTTCTATTTAAACTATAACTTTCTCCACTAATTAAGTTTTTGGTAGTTACTCCAGCATCCGTCCTCTAAATAAACTCTATCGTCATCGCTATTCTTCGGACTATTTGGATTATAAACATATACATCTAGCATATCACACTCTAACGTTTCACTATTCATGACTCGTATTGATTTTCTATTATATGAATTTTTCACATCATAGAAACCACTATAGCCTTCTAAATGATCCATCGATGCCAATGTTTCATCTCCACCATCATAAGTTATGATTTCACCATAGACCCTGTCATTTCCACAATCTACATAACCCGGATAACCCTTATTTTTCAAGTGATAAAGAGTTCCTAGCATATATCCTTTCTCAACATTTAAAACTTTTCCTTTCAAATAAATTTCATAGTTGAAAAAGCCCTCCATCAAACTTCCATATACAAATATTTTCCCCAAAATTCCAACCTCCTAATGCGTTTCACCAGCTGGATATTCTATATCGCTTCCATTTTCAACACTTGCTTTTACTGCTATTTCTAGTCCTTTAGTCATCATATCTAAAGACATGTAAGGCATATTTTTTTTGCTAATAACCTGCTCTGGCAAAAATGGAACGTGTATGAATCCACCTCTTATATTCTCATGCTTAGTCTCTATATAGTGCATAAGACCATAAAGCACGTGATTGCACACATAAGTTCCGGCAGTATATGATAGAAATGCTGGAATATTATTATCCACCATTTCTTTTAATATCGCTTTATTTGGTAAACTCGAAAAATAAGCATTTTTGCCATTTTCTCTTATCTTTGTTCCTCTAGGTGAATTCCCCTCATTGTCTGGAATTCTAGCTTCATTTAGATTTATACCAACACATTCTAAAGATATTCCAAATCGCCCACCGGCCTGACCTATACAAATCACTATATCTGGTTTTTCGTCCTCTATAGCAGCTTCTAATACCTCTAATGATTTATCAAATACTGTAGGTATCTCAATTTTCACAATTTCACACCCTGATATAGAAGATGCCATATTTTTCACTGCTTCGAATGCTGGGTTTATAGGTTCTCCTCCAAATGGATCAAATCCTGTAATCAATGCCTTCATGCTGTTGCCTCCCTTTTATGAATTAAAATGCCAACACATACATAAGTCCGATGTGTATAACTAGATAATACCTTACCTGCCGTAGCTGACTTCATCTTACTTATAAGATCTGCGGCCTTCTCTCTGAGCCCATTTCTCTCAAGTATCCCTATAACAGGCAGTGTTAGCAAAAATATTGACATATATCTAGTTTTAATAAATGATGATCCTATAATTCCCAATATCTCACCAAAACCAAGACCACTAACTAATCCTGTAGTAATACCTGCCACCAATACTACTGCTATAG
Coding sequences within it:
- the rsgA gene encoding ribosome small subunit-dependent GTPase A; this translates as MIDLKTYGYKDILPENKTIARITAVFRERYEIISTNGISHARLKASTYYHGNDQISFPTVGDFVEINHVEHGDSIIVDTLERKTFFSRPDPSTNHKTIQMVAANFDYVFIVMSLNKDFNLRRLERYLTLSWESGAQPIVILTKADLVDDFSEMLYDAKNIAIGANVFAVSSITGLGMDELKNSLSAEDTIVFMGSSGVGKSSLVNALANDNIMKVSSIREDDSKGRHTTTHRQLSKLDNGILVIDTPGMRELGMGEISSGLTNSFGEIESLFAECKFRNCSHKTEPGCAVQEALSNGQLSEERWQSYIKLKKEERYLESKAAKKNRKRRK
- a CDS encoding gamma-glutamylcyclotransferase → MGKIFVYGSLMEGFFNYEIYLKGKVLNVEKGYMLGTLYHLKNKGYPGYVDCGNDRVYGEIITYDGGDETLASMDHLEGYSGFYDVKNSYNRKSIRVMNSETLECDMLDVYVYNPNSPKNSDDDRVYLEDGCWSNYQKLN
- the pcp gene encoding pyroglutamyl-peptidase I, with the protein product MKALITGFDPFGGEPINPAFEAVKNMASSISGCEIVKIEIPTVFDKSLEVLEAAIEDEKPDIVICIGQAGGRFGISLECVGINLNEARIPDNEGNSPRGTKIRENGKNAYFSSLPNKAILKEMVDNNIPAFLSYTAGTYVCNHVLYGLMHYIETKHENIRGGFIHVPFLPEQVISKKNMPYMSLDMMTKGLEIAVKASVENGSDIEYPAGETH
- a CDS encoding DUF969 domain-containing protein encodes the protein MLKLIGVLIIVIGFIRKYDTIAVVLVAGITTGLVSGLGFGEILGIIGSSFIKTRYMSIFLLTLPVIGILERNGLREKAADLISKMKSATAGKVLSSYTHRTYVCVGILIHKREATA